A genomic window from Diospyros lotus cultivar Yz01 chromosome 2, ASM1463336v1, whole genome shotgun sequence includes:
- the LOC127795675 gene encoding uncharacterized protein LOC127795675 isoform X1, which produces MAPKPETMSSSSSLSSTGADHGNSGSNTLSFSSSSMDPIFHILSFLPYSFLRVPRLRLKFPSITLPSAMTVYALILLTYFMVVSGIVYDVIVEPPGIGSTQDRLTGSVKPIVFLPGRVNGQYIIEGLSSGFMFLLGGLGIVLLDLALDRHRAHSVKVSFASAGIASVVTSYVMSILFLRIKIPAYLR; this is translated from the coding sequence ATGGCTCCCAAACCCGAAACTATGTCCTCTTCCTCCTCGTTGTCATCAACGGGGGCAGATCACGGCAACTCCGGCAGCAACACACTGTCTTTTTCCTCGTCTTCCATGGACCCCATCTTCCACATCCTGAGCTTCTTGCCCTACAGCTTTCTACGCGTGCCCCGTCTCCGCCTCAAGTTCCCTTCCATCACTCTGCCCTCCGCCATGACCGTCTACGCCCTAATCCTTCTCACCTACTTCATGGTCGTCTCCGGCATCGTCTACGACGTCATCGTGGAGCCCCCCGGCATCGGCTCCACCCAGGACCGCCTTACCGGCTCCGTCAAGCCCATCGTTTTCCTCCCCGGCCGCGTCAACGGCCAGTACATCATCGAGGGTCTCTCTTCTGGCTTCATGTTCCTTCTCGGCGGCCTCGGCATCGTCCTCTTGGATCTCGCTCTCGATCGCCACCGCGCTCACAGCGTTAAGGTCTCCTTCGCCTCCGCCGGCATCGCCTCCGTTGTTACCTCTTATGTCATGAGTATTCTCTTCCTTCGCATTAAGATCCCTGCTTATCTTCGCTGA
- the LOC127795675 gene encoding uncharacterized protein LOC127795675 isoform X2: MAPKPETMSSSSSLSSTGADHGNSGSNTLSFSSSSMDPIFHILSFLPYSFLRVPRLRLKFPSITLPSAMTVYALILLTYFMVVSGIVYDVIVEPPGIGSTQDRLTGSVKPIVFLPGRVNGQYIIEGLSSGFMFLLGGLGIVLLDLALDRHRAHSVKSVLLWVYPFPDFIKLFVFLLLICGVA; the protein is encoded by the exons ATGGCTCCCAAACCCGAAACTATGTCCTCTTCCTCCTCGTTGTCATCAACGGGGGCAGATCACGGCAACTCCGGCAGCAACACACTGTCTTTTTCCTCGTCTTCCATGGACCCCATCTTCCACATCCTGAGCTTCTTGCCCTACAGCTTTCTACGCGTGCCCCGTCTCCGCCTCAAGTTCCCTTCCATCACTCTGCCCTCCGCCATGACCGTCTACGCCCTAATCCTTCTCACCTACTTCATGGTCGTCTCCGGCATCGTCTACGACGTCATCGTGGAGCCCCCCGGCATCGGCTCCACCCAGGACCGCCTTACCGGCTCCGTCAAGCCCATCGTTTTCCTCCCCGGCCGCGTCAACGGCCAGTACATCATCGAGGGTCTCTCTTCTGGCTTCATGTTCCTTCTCGGCGGCCTCGGCATCGTCCTCTTGGATCTCGCTCTCGATCGCCACCGCGCTCACAGCGTTAAG TCGGTGCTCTTATGGGTTTACCCTTTTCCGGACTTTATCaagctttttgtttttttattgttgatttGTGGTGTCGCTTGA
- the LOC127795675 gene encoding uncharacterized protein LOC127795675 isoform X3, translating into MAPKPETMSSSSSLSSTGADHGNSGSNTLSFSSSSMDPIFHILSFLPYSFLRVPRLRLKFPSITLPSAMTVYALILLTYFMVVSGIVYDVIVEPPGIGSTQDRLTGSVKPIVFLPGRVNGQYIIEGLSSGFMFLLGGLGIVLLDLALDRHRAHSVKVGRRDGT; encoded by the exons ATGGCTCCCAAACCCGAAACTATGTCCTCTTCCTCCTCGTTGTCATCAACGGGGGCAGATCACGGCAACTCCGGCAGCAACACACTGTCTTTTTCCTCGTCTTCCATGGACCCCATCTTCCACATCCTGAGCTTCTTGCCCTACAGCTTTCTACGCGTGCCCCGTCTCCGCCTCAAGTTCCCTTCCATCACTCTGCCCTCCGCCATGACCGTCTACGCCCTAATCCTTCTCACCTACTTCATGGTCGTCTCCGGCATCGTCTACGACGTCATCGTGGAGCCCCCCGGCATCGGCTCCACCCAGGACCGCCTTACCGGCTCCGTCAAGCCCATCGTTTTCCTCCCCGGCCGCGTCAACGGCCAGTACATCATCGAGGGTCTCTCTTCTGGCTTCATGTTCCTTCTCGGCGGCCTCGGCATCGTCCTCTTGGATCTCGCTCTCGATCGCCACCGCGCTCACAGCGTTAAG GTTGGTAGAAGGGATGGAACATGA